Genomic window (Croceicoccus sp. Ery15):
TGCTTAGTGATGCTCAATTCACGCTCATATTGGGGAATGAGGGCAACCTTCCCGCGTGCTTCGTCGATAGCGATTTCCAACTCGGCGATCTCTGCGCGGATGCGCTCTTCTTCTACCGTCTCGCTGAGCACGTTGGTGAAGCGGTCAAGGTAACGCAGTAAAGCGCCCGGGTCTGCCTGAGCCTGCTCGCTAATTTTCTGCGTTTCGCCCTGGCCGTAGCACTCCACCGGGATGGTATCCGGGCCATCAAACGGATCGTTGATATTGGTTCCGCAATCGTCACCCTTGCTCCAGCAAAGTCGGTGAGCAGCTCCGGCTCCATCGACAAATTGTATATCAATACGTTCCGGCCAAACGTCCGAGTTGACGACCGAAGCGCCACTGGGCGTCTTTGAAAACGCCCGGACGCCTTCGAACATCGTCGACTTCCCTGTGCCACGGCCGCCGATGATACACGTCAGGTTAGAGCTGAAATGAATCGCTTGATCCTTCAAAAATCCGCCCTTGAACCGGATGCCGGTGACGGTCGGCACGCTCTTGGGCAACTCGTCTTCAAGCCGCACCCGCGAATCCCCTTCGGTCATCGCGTGACGCACGGATTCGAAGGTGAGCGATTGCATTTTGTATCGCGTCACCTTGTTGTCGCCTGCGGCATTGCGGCCAAGCGCCTGCAAGGTGTGAGAATCGGAGTTCAGGACACGCGCGAGCGTTGGCAACGTGCCATCGTGAAGCTCGCTTCTCGTTTTGCCCAAGCCTTTGCGCACGTTGTCGGGGTCATTGACGCTGTAGGATATGGACGACCCCGCATTCTTCAGTTCGATGCCGAGCAAGGCAGGGTGGTTGATGATGTCGGCCTTGTATGGCGGAGCCCCTGGCACTTCGACTTCCAATCCCTTCGGTCCGTCCACATGCGCGAGCACGCCGAAACCGCCCAAGACGTGCATCTTCGTGAGGCAGTCCACCATCGGGTTGTCGACGCGCGACGTGGGCAGGCCCAAGTCGCGGACAGTCAATTGCGAATAAAATGCACTAAGTGATTGCAGGGACGGCAGATAGCAAAGCAGATGACCCTGCATCGTGCTGAGTTCGACCGCAGGAACGACGAGCAGGTTATCAAGCGCCGCAGCCGTAATGGCTGGTGCGACATTGTTGATGGCGTTGTGATCAGCGATTGCGATTACCGACAGGCCGTGAGCAATCGCTGTCTGCACGATGTTTGTTGGAGTGGCAGTTATGTCTGTTACGTCGTGTGATCCACCATAACTGTGAATGTGAAGGTCGCCGCGCACAAAACGCGCACCGTTCGTCAGCGCGATTACATCCGCAAAATCATCACTATCGACCATCGAGAGCCTCCCCCTTCGGTGAGGCTATCACAATCCAGCGACATGAGAACGCGGTGTTTTATTTCATGTTGGTGCGGTCGACACCCGGCGCCCCCGTAAGGCGACGGTGCTTGCGCCCTCCCGGACTCACAGGCATTCTTGTCGCATGTATCCTCAAACTAATCCGGAGAAGGCAGCTCTTTACTTCAAAGCCGTGGACGAAATTCGTGCGCGGCTTCGATGCGTGGACGACCTGTTGACCGGCAACATGGCACCGTTGCTTATACACGAGTTTTGCCAGTTGCAGCTCCGTCTCGCCGCCGAGTGTCTGGCGATCGCGTGCCTGGCCGCGCAGGGCGACTTCGAAACGCACAAAGCGTTTCGTGACAGGTATGAGCCGGGCGCTATCTTCAGGGCGCTGGAAGCACTGTATCCCGCATTCTTTCCGACGCCCTCTATCATGCAACGTGTCGGCGAAGGCCGGTGGCATTTCGACGGCGACGGGCACGGCAATACGATCACGCGCGCGGATATCGAAGAAATCTGGAACTTGTCCGGGGCGCATTTGCATCGTGGATCGGCGAAGCGATACCTGACGGACGCCCAAGACATTGACCTGCTGGCAGTAGCACGCCTCAAAGAAAGATTCTGGAATCTGCTAATGGACCACCTGATCGTTCTCGCTGACCAACAATCCCGATTTCACGTCCATGTCGAGCGGAA
Coding sequences:
- a CDS encoding TrlF family AAA-like ATPase gives rise to the protein MVDSDDFADVIALTNGARFVRGDLHIHSYGGSHDVTDITATPTNIVQTAIAHGLSVIAIADHNAINNVAPAITAAALDNLLVVPAVELSTMQGHLLCYLPSLQSLSAFYSQLTVRDLGLPTSRVDNPMVDCLTKMHVLGGFGVLAHVDGPKGLEVEVPGAPPYKADIINHPALLGIELKNAGSSISYSVNDPDNVRKGLGKTRSELHDGTLPTLARVLNSDSHTLQALGRNAAGDNKVTRYKMQSLTFESVRHAMTEGDSRVRLEDELPKSVPTVTGIRFKGGFLKDQAIHFSSNLTCIIGGRGTGKSTMFEGVRAFSKTPSGASVVNSDVWPERIDIQFVDGAGAAHRLCWSKGDDCGTNINDPFDGPDTIPVECYGQGETQKISEQAQADPGALLRYLDRFTNVLSETVEEERIRAEIAELEIAIDEARGKVALIPQYERELSITKQQIKKFTDGNAKGLIETYQQIESERQSRRSVMEHARAIAKNLNYEAVKTSLGLLKAAADESKLVLGKDEFAAIKTKADDFESNLSVSEGDLKAGSQALSQVVTTKVEEWSKKETTLLATVDSQKSALEAQGITVNTTYIAQLTRDEATHQTSVTNLKTWEPRLSEKIKERDEVAVKRWSARAATYQKRRAFAASATVKLRSALSDLNVSLKFEENAHSPQARDLLIEIMGWRTNQVPRASVIERHLTVPKLLAAIRAKDPLAIASLVSDEGASYFNTQEANTLIERFSEPKTLARLETMQVFDRPYLTVTREVTDGSGQKHYRTREFAQLSLGQQQSVLLALMLSSENPNPLLIDQPEDNLDGQFIYSQLVPVIRLAKERRQIIIVTHNPNIAVLGDAEQIVVLGANSEQAVITSRGSIDHEQTRDITCSILEGAKAAFTRRGKIYGI